One Deinococcus sp. LM3 genomic region harbors:
- the ppk1 gene encoding polyphosphate kinase 1: MTVPPKNPERSSQPPSSATPRRPRRAADRPASGAGETRTHSAVANAQSPFLNRELSWLAFNERVLAEARDERNPLLERLKYTAICGSNLDEFFMVRVAGIHRQIAAGVNVPGPDGLQPRETLALVRERTQVMLREIERTTRRVLRDLHAQGVRLTRVHDLGKRARAQLREHYLAEIQPVLTPLVVDPSHPFPYLSNLSLNLAVLLDAGDGEEPDFARVKVPVGVLPRIVVIGEALLLLEDVIAAHISELFKGRRVLAAHAFRVTRNTDYEFEEEEAEDLLATIEDGLRRRRFGSAVRMEVMRDTRPEIISFLQVRLRLAPEDIYLLEGPLGTADLMGLPVNRPDLSYPAYVPAVPDLDGDEDSGIFETLRAGDVVLHHPYDGFTNILDFLEEASRDPQVLAIKQTLYRTGDDPRLLGALRTAAENGKQVVALIELKARFDEQRNISWARKLERAGAHVVYGVPGLKTHAKVAMVVRREAGGLRRYVHIGTGNYNAKTARLYTDLSLLSAHPDLGADVAELFNHLTGYAAAEYTHLLVAPDTARPGLEALLEREAVHARAGLDAWVRVKVNQLTDPGMIDALYRAAGAGVRIELIIRGVCCLRPGVSGLSESVRVRSLLGRYLEHARVFAFGNAGSPEVYFGSADWMSRNLDRRVEVIAPVLDDRHRETFLSILDTEWADTRGSWELSATGEYEKLPGDFSAQQAFAVARHPA; the protein is encoded by the coding sequence ATGACTGTGCCCCCCAAGAACCCCGAGCGTTCCAGCCAACCCCCGTCCTCCGCGACCCCGCGCCGGCCGCGCCGCGCCGCCGACCGTCCTGCCAGTGGGGCGGGGGAGACGCGGACGCACAGCGCTGTCGCGAATGCCCAGAGTCCGTTCCTGAACCGCGAGCTGTCGTGGCTGGCGTTCAACGAGCGGGTGCTGGCCGAGGCGCGTGATGAACGCAATCCGCTGCTGGAACGCCTGAAGTACACGGCGATCTGCGGCAGCAACCTCGACGAGTTCTTCATGGTGCGCGTGGCGGGCATTCACCGGCAGATCGCGGCGGGCGTGAACGTGCCCGGCCCGGACGGCCTGCAGCCGCGTGAGACGCTGGCGCTGGTGCGTGAGCGGACGCAGGTGATGCTGCGCGAGATCGAACGGACGACCCGGCGGGTGCTGCGGGACCTGCACGCGCAGGGCGTGCGCCTCACGCGGGTGCATGACCTGGGCAAGCGGGCGCGGGCGCAGCTACGTGAACACTACCTCGCCGAGATCCAGCCGGTGCTGACGCCGCTGGTCGTGGATCCCAGCCACCCGTTTCCTTACCTCAGTAACCTCAGTCTGAACCTGGCGGTGCTGCTGGACGCCGGCGACGGCGAGGAACCGGATTTCGCGCGGGTGAAGGTGCCGGTGGGTGTCCTGCCGCGCATCGTGGTGATCGGGGAGGCGCTGCTGCTGCTCGAGGACGTGATCGCGGCGCACATCTCGGAGCTGTTCAAGGGGCGGCGCGTGCTGGCCGCGCACGCGTTCCGGGTGACCCGCAACACCGACTACGAGTTCGAGGAAGAAGAAGCCGAGGACCTGCTCGCCACCATCGAGGACGGCCTGCGCCGCCGCCGCTTCGGTTCGGCCGTGCGGATGGAAGTCATGCGCGACACCCGTCCGGAGATCATCAGTTTCCTGCAGGTGCGGCTGCGACTGGCGCCCGAGGACATCTACCTGCTCGAGGGGCCGCTGGGTACCGCCGACCTGATGGGCCTGCCCGTCAACCGCCCGGACCTGTCGTACCCGGCGTACGTGCCGGCCGTGCCGGACCTGGACGGCGACGAGGACAGCGGCATCTTCGAGACCCTGCGGGCCGGGGACGTCGTGCTGCATCACCCGTACGACGGATTCACGAACATCCTGGATTTCCTGGAGGAAGCCAGCCGTGACCCGCAGGTCCTGGCGATCAAGCAGACGCTGTACCGCACCGGGGACGACCCGCGCCTGCTGGGCGCGCTGCGGACCGCCGCCGAGAACGGCAAGCAGGTCGTGGCCCTGATCGAACTGAAGGCCCGTTTCGACGAGCAGCGCAACATCTCGTGGGCGCGGAAGCTGGAGCGTGCCGGGGCGCACGTGGTGTACGGCGTGCCGGGCCTGAAAACGCACGCGAAGGTCGCGATGGTCGTGCGGCGCGAGGCGGGCGGCCTGCGCCGCTACGTGCATATCGGGACCGGGAACTACAACGCCAAGACCGCGCGCCTGTACACGGACCTGAGCCTGCTCTCGGCGCACCCGGACCTGGGGGCGGACGTCGCGGAACTGTTCAACCACCTGACCGGGTACGCCGCCGCCGAGTACACGCACCTGCTGGTCGCCCCCGACACCGCCCGTCCGGGCCTGGAGGCGCTGCTGGAACGCGAGGCCGTGCACGCCCGCGCCGGACTGGACGCCTGGGTGCGCGTGAAGGTCAACCAGCTGACTGACCCCGGCATGATCGACGCGCTGTACCGCGCAGCCGGGGCGGGCGTGCGGATCGAACTGATCATCCGTGGCGTGTGCTGCCTGCGTCCCGGCGTGAGCGGCCTGTCGGAAAGCGTCCGCGTGCGCAGCCTGCTGGGCCGCTACCTGGAGCACGCGCGGGTGTTCGCGTTCGGCAATGCCGGCAGCCCCGAGGTGTACTTCGGCAGCGCCGACTGGATGAGCCGCAACCTGGACCGCCGCGTCGAGGTGATTGCCCCAGTCCTGGACGACCGGCACCGTGAAACCTTCCTGAGCATCCTGGATACCGAGTGGGCCGACACGCGCGGCTCCTGGGAACTGAGTGCCACCGGAGAGTACGAGAAGCTGCCGGGCGATTTCAGCGCGCAGCAGGCCTTCGCGGTGGCCCGACACCCCGCCTGA
- the acpP gene encoding acyl carrier protein has product MATFDDVKDVIVDKLGVDGDKVVPEARFVEDLGADSLETVELIMGLEDKFGITISDEDAETIRTVQAAVDYIESKQ; this is encoded by the coding sequence ATGGCAACTTTTGATGATGTGAAAGACGTGATCGTTGACAAGCTCGGCGTGGACGGCGACAAGGTGGTCCCCGAAGCCCGCTTCGTGGAAGACCTGGGCGCCGACAGCCTCGAAACCGTGGAACTGATCATGGGCCTCGAAGACAAGTTCGGCATCACCATCAGCGATGAGGACGCCGAAACGATCCGCACGGTCCAGGCCGCCGTGGATTACATCGAGAGCAAGCAGTAA
- a CDS encoding beta-ketoacyl-ACP synthase III: MSDPSARPSLGITALGMYVPDRVVPNAEFEARMETNADWIESRTGIRERRFAAPEQFTSDVGVMAVRNMLERDPQALQGVDAIICATVSPDALMPSTAALIGMQVGLVGAAAFDLSTACSGFVYGLSVAQGLIMSGAARRVLVVGAEALSKIVDQDDRNTAILFGDGAGAAVVGPVPAGYGFQEFVMGADGNGGSSLYLRCVAPTLPGGFDMGHSVGMNGREVFKFAVRVLGESGAQVLAKSGLTSADVDWVIPHQANVRIIEAAMDRFGLPMERAVVNLDRYGNTSSATVPMALDEAVQDGRVQDGQQLLLIAFGGGLSWVAGTMKWWDGAPSLKPAPHAGVSA; encoded by the coding sequence ATGAGTGACCCCTCCGCCCGCCCCAGCCTCGGCATCACCGCGCTGGGCATGTACGTCCCGGACCGCGTGGTGCCCAACGCGGAATTCGAGGCCCGCATGGAGACCAACGCCGACTGGATCGAGTCCCGCACCGGCATCCGCGAACGCCGCTTCGCCGCGCCGGAACAGTTCACGTCCGACGTGGGCGTCATGGCCGTACGCAACATGCTGGAACGCGACCCACAGGCCCTCCAGGGCGTGGACGCCATCATCTGCGCCACCGTCAGCCCCGACGCGCTGATGCCCTCGACCGCCGCCCTGATCGGCATGCAGGTCGGTCTGGTCGGCGCGGCCGCCTTCGACCTGAGCACCGCGTGCAGCGGCTTCGTGTACGGCCTGAGCGTCGCGCAGGGCCTGATCATGAGCGGCGCGGCCCGCCGCGTGCTCGTCGTGGGCGCCGAGGCCCTCAGCAAGATCGTGGACCAGGACGACCGCAACACCGCCATCCTGTTCGGGGACGGCGCGGGCGCCGCCGTGGTCGGCCCGGTCCCCGCCGGGTACGGCTTCCAGGAATTCGTGATGGGCGCCGACGGCAACGGCGGGTCCAGCCTCTACCTGCGCTGCGTGGCCCCCACCCTGCCCGGCGGCTTCGACATGGGCCACTCGGTCGGCATGAACGGCCGCGAGGTCTTCAAGTTCGCGGTGCGCGTGCTGGGCGAGAGCGGCGCGCAGGTCCTCGCCAAGAGCGGCCTGACCAGCGCCGACGTGGACTGGGTCATTCCGCACCAGGCGAACGTGCGCATCATCGAGGCGGCCATGGACCGCTTCGGGCTGCCCATGGAGCGCGCCGTCGTGAACCTCGACCGCTACGGCAACACCAGTTCCGCGACCGTGCCCATGGCCCTCGACGAGGCCGTGCAGGACGGCCGCGTTCAGGACGGCCAGCAACTGCTGCTGATCGCCTTCGGCGGCGGCCTGAGCTGGGTGGCGGGCACCATGAAGTGGTGGGACGGCGCACCCAGCCTGAAGCCCGCACCGCACGCCGGGGTGAGCGCATGA
- a CDS encoding 30S ribosomal protein S1, whose amino-acid sequence MEDNTQTPAQQGGTQPATGTTQTSVPTPVEEREYPAMTMEDILASEAQEPQSVTRGDIVDGTIVFIGQEGIAVDIGAKVEGIIPLNQLGDEPVTLEQAQEMYKSGEQIEAYVVRVDLPNSQIVLSKKRADQDKGWRVLEKMQEADEAFEVEVLEKVRGGLVAQVEGIRAFLPASQVDTRRVNDLDPYVGKPLMVKLIELNRKRNRVIISHRAILEAQKAKAREETVGQLEAGAQFEGEVVEITDFGVFVNLGGIDGLVHRSELTYGRFNHPRDVVKVGDKVQVQVMDVDGGRERINLSMKALTQDPWEGATDRYSIGQKVSGKVTNLTNFGAFIELESGLEGLVHVSEMSWTKRVRHPNEVMKEGDEVEAVILRIDPKDRRISLGIRQTTDDPWSALPDRYPPGTPVKGKITGMTDFGVFMEIEEGIEGLIHISELDVQRVNNPADLFKKGDEIEAVILNIDPVEQRASLSRRRFLGGGPVPTQRDYVSQGGGARSDRYSSGQGGGAPRAGGRGGRRGDADYAYNAKDASQGGKISTKLGDVYADLFAQFGLGGDKKADAPEAQADTTTEDNQG is encoded by the coding sequence ATGGAAGACAACACCCAGACCCCCGCCCAGCAAGGCGGGACTCAGCCCGCGACGGGCACCACCCAGACCAGCGTTCCCACCCCCGTGGAGGAGCGCGAGTACCCCGCCATGACCATGGAGGACATCCTCGCCAGTGAGGCGCAGGAACCCCAGAGCGTCACCCGTGGGGACATCGTGGACGGCACCATCGTGTTCATCGGCCAGGAAGGCATTGCCGTGGACATCGGTGCGAAGGTCGAGGGCATCATCCCCCTCAACCAGCTCGGCGACGAGCCCGTCACGCTGGAACAGGCCCAGGAGATGTACAAGTCCGGTGAGCAGATCGAAGCGTACGTCGTGCGCGTCGACCTGCCCAACAGCCAGATCGTGCTGAGCAAGAAGCGCGCCGATCAGGACAAGGGCTGGCGCGTCCTGGAGAAGATGCAGGAGGCCGACGAAGCCTTCGAAGTCGAGGTGCTCGAGAAGGTGCGCGGCGGTCTGGTCGCGCAGGTGGAAGGCATCCGCGCCTTCCTGCCCGCTTCGCAGGTGGACACCCGCCGCGTGAACGACCTCGACCCCTACGTGGGCAAGCCCCTGATGGTCAAGCTCATCGAGCTCAACCGCAAGCGCAACCGCGTGATCATCAGCCACCGCGCCATCCTCGAAGCCCAGAAAGCCAAGGCCCGCGAAGAAACCGTCGGCCAGCTGGAAGCCGGCGCGCAGTTCGAGGGTGAAGTCGTGGAAATCACCGACTTCGGCGTGTTCGTGAACCTGGGCGGCATCGACGGCCTCGTTCACCGCAGCGAACTCACCTACGGCCGCTTCAACCACCCCCGCGACGTGGTCAAGGTGGGCGACAAGGTGCAGGTGCAGGTCATGGACGTCGACGGCGGCCGCGAGCGCATCAACCTAAGCATGAAAGCCCTCACCCAGGACCCCTGGGAAGGTGCCACCGACCGCTACAGCATCGGCCAGAAGGTCAGCGGTAAGGTCACGAACCTCACCAACTTCGGCGCCTTCATCGAACTGGAATCCGGCCTGGAAGGCCTGGTTCACGTCAGCGAGATGAGCTGGACCAAGCGCGTGCGTCACCCCAACGAAGTCATGAAGGAAGGCGACGAAGTCGAGGCCGTCATCCTGCGCATCGACCCGAAGGACCGCCGCATCTCCCTGGGTATTCGTCAGACCACCGACGATCCCTGGAGCGCCCTGCCTGACCGCTACCCGCCCGGCACCCCCGTCAAGGGCAAGATCACCGGCATGACCGACTTCGGCGTGTTCATGGAGATCGAAGAAGGCATCGAGGGCCTGATCCACATCAGCGAACTCGACGTGCAGCGCGTCAACAACCCCGCCGACCTGTTCAAGAAGGGCGACGAGATCGAAGCCGTCATCCTGAACATCGACCCCGTCGAGCAGCGCGCCAGCCTCAGCCGTCGCCGCTTCCTGGGCGGCGGCCCGGTCCCCACCCAGCGCGACTACGTCAGCCAGGGTGGCGGCGCCCGCAGCGACCGCTACAGCAGCGGTCAGGGCGGCGGCGCACCCCGCGCCGGTGGCCGTGGCGGACGCCGTGGCGACGCGGACTACGCGTACAACGCCAAGGACGCCAGCCAGGGTGGCAAGATCAGCACCAAACTGGGTGACGTGTACGCCGACCTGTTCGCGCAGTTCGGTCTGGGCGGCGACAAGAAAGCCGACGCCCCCGAAGCGCAGGCCGACACCACCACCGAAGACAACCAGGGCTAA
- the treS gene encoding maltose alpha-D-glucosyltransferase produces the protein MTQSSLPEWYKSAVFYELSVRTFADGNGDGKGDFPGLTGKLDYLKNLGVDCLWLLPFYPSPLRDDGYDVADYTDIHPDLGTLEDFKVFLREAHARGLRVIGDLVTNHTSSDHPWFQAARRGPILPDGSPNEYHDYYVWSDTGTEYAGARIIFTDTETSNWTLDEQTGRYYWHRFFSSQPDLNFDNPRVVEELLSAARFWLDLGVDGFRVDAVPYLIEREGTNCENLPETHDILKKMRQMVDQEYPGRLLLAEANQWPEEVAEYFGTEQDPEFHMCFNFPVMPRLYMSLKKEDTTSIREIMDRLPAIPSFGQWATFLRNHDELTLEMVSDDERAFMYAAYAPDTRMKINVGIRRRLAPLLDNDRRRIELLNTVLLALPGSPILYYGDEIGMGDDLSQADRNGVRTPMQWNAGMSGGFSTATPDQCFFPPISDAVYGYARVNVHSQERDPSSLLKWTARQLELRRSHPAFATGELQFVDTDNPAILAFTRRTADETLLIVSNFAGNAQAVHLNLGEHVGRTPVTLAGGSHFPPVTEAAYPMILGKYDYYWLRLN, from the coding sequence ATGACCCAGTCCTCCCTGCCCGAGTGGTACAAGAGCGCCGTCTTCTACGAACTCTCGGTCCGCACCTTCGCGGACGGCAACGGCGATGGCAAGGGTGACTTTCCCGGCCTGACCGGCAAACTCGATTACCTGAAGAACCTGGGCGTGGACTGCCTGTGGCTGCTGCCGTTCTACCCCAGCCCCCTGCGCGACGACGGCTACGACGTGGCCGACTACACGGACATCCACCCGGACCTGGGCACCCTGGAGGACTTCAAGGTCTTCCTGCGCGAGGCCCACGCGCGCGGCCTGCGCGTCATCGGGGACTTGGTCACCAACCACACCAGCAGCGACCACCCCTGGTTCCAGGCGGCGCGGCGCGGCCCCATCCTTCCCGACGGCAGCCCCAACGAGTACCACGACTACTACGTCTGGAGCGATACCGGCACCGAGTACGCCGGCGCGCGGATCATCTTCACCGACACCGAGACGAGCAACTGGACGCTGGACGAGCAGACCGGCCGCTACTACTGGCACCGCTTCTTCTCCAGCCAGCCGGACCTGAACTTCGACAACCCCCGCGTGGTCGAGGAACTGCTGTCGGCCGCGCGGTTCTGGCTGGACCTGGGCGTGGACGGCTTCCGGGTGGACGCCGTGCCGTACCTGATCGAGCGCGAGGGCACCAACTGCGAGAACCTGCCGGAAACGCACGACATCCTGAAAAAGATGCGCCAGATGGTCGATCAGGAGTACCCCGGCCGCCTGCTGCTGGCCGAGGCGAACCAGTGGCCCGAGGAGGTCGCCGAGTACTTCGGGACCGAGCAGGACCCGGAATTCCACATGTGCTTCAACTTCCCGGTCATGCCCCGGCTGTACATGAGCCTGAAAAAGGAGGACACCACCTCCATCCGCGAGATCATGGACCGCCTGCCCGCCATTCCCAGCTTCGGGCAGTGGGCGACGTTCCTGCGTAACCACGACGAACTGACGCTGGAGATGGTCAGCGACGACGAACGCGCCTTCATGTACGCCGCGTACGCGCCCGACACCCGCATGAAGATCAACGTGGGCATCCGCCGCCGCCTGGCGCCGCTGCTGGACAACGACCGCCGCCGCATCGAGCTGCTGAACACGGTCTTGCTGGCCCTGCCGGGCAGCCCGATCCTGTACTACGGCGACGAGATCGGCATGGGCGACGACCTGTCGCAGGCCGACCGCAACGGCGTGCGCACCCCCATGCAGTGGAACGCCGGCATGAGCGGCGGCTTCTCGACCGCCACGCCGGACCAGTGCTTCTTCCCGCCCATCAGTGACGCCGTGTACGGCTACGCCCGCGTGAACGTCCACAGCCAGGAACGCGATCCCAGCAGCCTCCTGAAGTGGACCGCGCGGCAGCTCGAACTGCGCCGCAGCCACCCGGCCTTCGCCACGGGCGAGTTGCAGTTCGTCGATACCGACAACCCCGCCATCCTGGCCTTCACGCGCCGCACCGCCGACGAGACCCTGCTGATCGTCAGTAACTTCGCCGGGAACGCCCAGGCCGTCCACCTGAACTTGGGGGAGCACGTGGGCCGCACGCCGGTCACGCTGGCCGGCGGCAGCCACTTCCCGCCCGTGACCGAGGCGGCGTACCCCATGATCCTGGGCAAGTACGACTACTACTGGCTGCGCCTGAACTGA
- the wrbA gene encoding NAD(P)H:quinone oxidoreductase — translation MTNPTPTPVKLAIVYYSTYGTNHAMAQVAAEAARAAGAEVHLLKVPETAPQAVIDTQDAWKAQQERSADVQTATPADLEWADAYLFSSPTRFGGAASQVRAFIDTLGGLWGTGKLANKTFSAMTSAQNPNGGQETTLMTLYTTAMHWGAILVPPGYTDPVIFASGGNPYGASVTAGGQPLSDEDRATIAHQARRLVEVTARLNG, via the coding sequence ATGACGAACCCCACTCCCACCCCGGTGAAACTGGCCATCGTGTACTACTCCACCTACGGCACCAACCACGCCATGGCCCAGGTCGCCGCCGAGGCCGCCCGCGCCGCCGGGGCCGAGGTGCACCTGCTGAAAGTGCCGGAAACGGCCCCGCAGGCCGTGATCGACACCCAGGACGCCTGGAAAGCCCAGCAGGAACGCAGCGCGGACGTCCAGACCGCCACGCCCGCCGACCTCGAATGGGCCGACGCCTACCTGTTCAGCAGCCCCACCCGCTTCGGCGGCGCGGCCAGCCAGGTGCGCGCCTTCATCGACACGCTCGGCGGTCTGTGGGGCACCGGCAAACTGGCGAACAAGACCTTCAGCGCCATGACCAGCGCCCAGAACCCCAACGGCGGGCAGGAAACCACCCTCATGACCCTGTACACCACCGCCATGCACTGGGGCGCCATCCTGGTGCCGCCCGGCTACACCGACCCGGTCATCTTCGCGTCCGGCGGGAACCCCTACGGCGCCAGCGTTACGGCCGGCGGCCAGCCCCTGAGCGACGAGGACCGCGCCACCATCGCCCATCAGGCCCGCCGCCTCGTCGAGGTCACGGCCCGCCTGAACGGCTGA
- the fabD gene encoding ACP S-malonyltransferase produces MKIAALFPGQGSHSVGMGTDLTAAFPEAAEVYTQVEHVLPGLRALIESGPLDDLTLTANQQPALVAASVAAYRAWRAQTGLTPAFAAGHSLGEYSALVAADALSLGDALRLTRRRGELMQAAVPVGAGAMSAVMGDPAVVQEVCAATDGVQPANFNAPTQTVISGTKEGVEAANAALKARGLKAIPLKVSAPFHCPLMDPAASGLAPDLQTTAFAPPAFPVYANVTAQPNTDPTALPGLLTDQITGAVRWVETIQALAAAGADVFIEFGPGTVLTGLVRRILPDARTINVGTAAQVQDFTL; encoded by the coding sequence ATGAAGATCGCTGCTCTGTTCCCCGGTCAGGGCAGCCACAGCGTCGGCATGGGCACCGACCTGACCGCCGCGTTCCCCGAGGCCGCCGAGGTGTACACGCAGGTCGAGCACGTCCTGCCGGGCCTGCGCGCCCTGATCGAGTCCGGCCCACTGGACGACCTGACCCTGACCGCCAACCAGCAGCCCGCGCTGGTGGCCGCCAGCGTCGCTGCTTACCGTGCGTGGCGGGCGCAGACTGGCCTGACCCCCGCCTTCGCGGCCGGGCACTCGCTGGGCGAGTACTCCGCGCTGGTCGCCGCCGACGCCCTGAGCCTCGGGGACGCCCTGCGCCTGACCCGCCGGCGCGGCGAACTGATGCAGGCCGCCGTGCCCGTCGGAGCCGGAGCCATGAGCGCCGTCATGGGAGACCCGGCCGTCGTCCAGGAGGTCTGCGCCGCCACCGACGGCGTGCAGCCCGCCAACTTCAACGCGCCCACCCAGACCGTCATCAGCGGCACGAAAGAAGGCGTGGAAGCCGCGAACGCCGCCCTCAAGGCACGCGGCCTGAAAGCCATTCCCCTGAAGGTCAGTGCGCCCTTCCACTGCCCCCTCATGGACCCCGCCGCCAGCGGCCTCGCCCCGGACCTCCAGACGACCGCGTTCGCGCCGCCCGCCTTCCCGGTGTACGCGAACGTGACCGCCCAGCCGAACACCGACCCGACCGCCCTGCCGGGGCTGCTGACCGACCAGATCACAGGTGCGGTCCGCTGGGTCGAGACCATCCAGGCCCTCGCGGCGGCCGGCGCGGACGTGTTCATCGAGTTCGGTCCCGGCACCGTCCTGACCGGCCTCGTCAGGCGCATCCTGCCCGACGCCCGCACCATCAACGTCGGCACGGCCGCGCAGGTGCAGGACTTCACGCTGTAA
- the fabF gene encoding beta-ketoacyl-ACP synthase II produces the protein MSVSGLKRVVITGLGPVTPIGVGAQAYAQAQRAGQSGIATITHFDPADTASRIAGEVNDDLSPFVDPREARKLDRYVQLALAAAALAVQDSGLTEEQLRGEGTGTIVGSGIGGVKTFEDQAGVLHSRGAGRISPMFIPMMIANMATGHVAMRYGATGPSSTVVTACATGTGAIGDAARYIQLGLADTMIAGGSEAAVTPIAIGGFSNMKALSTRNDDPQRASRPFSATRDGFVLGEGAGVVILEEYEKAVARGATIYAEIVGYGTSADAHHITTPAPEGRGAQVAMRMALKTAGVNPEQVGYINAHGTSTHFNDLHETQGIKHVFGQHAHTLAVSSTKSMTGHLLGAAGAIEAIAVAQALRDGILPPTINLTDPDPELDLDYIPEGAREVQVEYALSNSFAFGGQNAALLFKRV, from the coding sequence GTGAGCGTCTCAGGGTTGAAACGGGTTGTCATCACGGGCCTCGGGCCGGTCACGCCGATCGGCGTGGGCGCGCAGGCCTACGCGCAGGCGCAACGCGCCGGACAGAGCGGCATTGCCACCATCACGCACTTCGATCCGGCCGACACGGCCAGCCGGATCGCCGGGGAAGTCAACGACGACCTGTCGCCCTTCGTGGACCCCCGCGAGGCCCGCAAGCTCGACCGCTACGTGCAACTCGCGCTGGCCGCCGCCGCACTGGCCGTGCAGGACAGCGGCCTGACCGAGGAACAGCTGCGCGGCGAGGGCACCGGCACCATCGTCGGCAGCGGCATCGGCGGCGTGAAAACCTTCGAGGATCAGGCGGGCGTGCTGCACTCACGCGGCGCGGGGCGCATCAGCCCCATGTTCATCCCGATGATGATCGCCAACATGGCCACCGGGCACGTCGCCATGCGCTACGGCGCGACCGGCCCCAGCAGCACCGTCGTGACCGCCTGCGCCACCGGCACCGGCGCCATCGGCGACGCCGCCCGCTACATCCAGCTGGGCCTCGCGGACACCATGATCGCCGGGGGCAGCGAGGCCGCCGTCACGCCCATCGCCATCGGCGGCTTCTCGAACATGAAAGCCCTGTCCACCCGCAACGACGACCCCCAGCGCGCCAGCCGCCCATTCAGCGCCACCCGCGACGGCTTCGTGCTGGGCGAGGGCGCGGGCGTCGTGATCCTCGAGGAGTACGAGAAGGCCGTGGCGCGCGGCGCGACCATCTACGCCGAGATCGTCGGGTACGGCACCAGCGCCGACGCGCACCACATCACCACGCCCGCCCCCGAGGGACGCGGCGCGCAGGTCGCCATGCGCATGGCCCTGAAGACCGCTGGCGTGAACCCCGAACAGGTCGGGTACATCAACGCGCACGGCACCAGCACGCACTTCAACGACCTGCACGAAACGCAGGGCATCAAGCACGTGTTCGGCCAGCACGCCCACACCCTGGCCGTCAGCTCCACCAAGAGCATGACCGGCCACCTGCTCGGCGCGGCCGGCGCCATCGAGGCCATCGCCGTCGCCCAGGCGCTGCGGGACGGCATCCTGCCGCCCACCATCAACCTGACCGACCCCGACCCGGAACTCGACCTCGACTACATCCCCGAAGGCGCGCGCGAGGTGCAGGTCGAGTACGCCCTGAGCAACTCCTTCGCGTTCGGTGGACAGAACGCCGCGCTGCTGTTCAAGCGCGTCTGA
- the fabG gene encoding 3-oxoacyl-[acyl-carrier-protein] reductase, protein MTETPRKVALITGSSRGLGRAMALKLAQDGFDVAVHYGRNADEAHKVADEARAAGVRAEVFGADLTVPANAGTLVETVIKEMGRLDVLVNNAGITRDTLAIRMKDEDWDAVIQTNLSSAFIACRAAIKHMMRARSGRIINIASVVGLTGNPGQANYVASKAGLIGLSKALAKEYGGRGITVNAVAPGFIESDMTAQLPENVQQGYLGSIPLARFGQPQEVAAVVAFLASDAAGYVTGQTIGVDGGLNPH, encoded by the coding sequence ATGACCGAAACCCCCCGTAAAGTCGCCCTGATTACCGGCAGCAGCCGTGGCCTGGGCCGCGCCATGGCCCTCAAACTCGCGCAGGACGGCTTCGATGTCGCCGTCCACTACGGCCGGAACGCCGACGAGGCCCACAAGGTCGCCGACGAGGCCCGCGCTGCCGGCGTGCGCGCCGAGGTGTTCGGCGCCGACCTGACCGTGCCCGCCAACGCCGGAACGCTCGTCGAGACGGTCATCAAGGAGATGGGCCGCCTGGACGTGCTGGTCAACAACGCCGGGATCACCCGTGACACCCTCGCCATCCGCATGAAGGACGAGGACTGGGACGCCGTCATCCAGACGAACCTGTCGAGCGCCTTCATCGCCTGCCGCGCCGCGATCAAGCACATGATGCGCGCCCGCTCGGGCCGGATCATCAACATCGCCAGCGTGGTCGGCCTGACCGGCAACCCCGGACAGGCGAACTACGTGGCTAGCAAGGCCGGACTGATCGGCCTGAGCAAGGCGCTGGCCAAGGAGTACGGCGGGCGCGGCATCACCGTGAACGCGGTAGCGCCGGGCTTCATCGAGAGCGACATGACCGCCCAACTGCCCGAGAACGTGCAGCAGGGGTACCTGGGCAGCATTCCCCTGGCGCGCTTCGGGCAGCCGCAGGAGGTCGCGGCGGTCGTGGCGTTCCTCGCCAGTGACGCCGCCGGGTACGTGACCGGGCAGACCATCGGCGTGGACGGCGGCCTGAACCCCCACTGA